The sequence AAGTGGCTGCCCGCGATCTTCGGCGCGTTCGCGGCCGTCGCAGAGCAGAACCCCGAAGCGTGGCTGCTGCTGGTGGGGCTGCCGGCGGTGCTTCGCCCGGACCTGGAGCGGCTGCCCGCGGGCGCGCGGGCGCGGGTGGTCACGATCGACCCGCTGCGCGGCGATGACCTGCTGCGGCGGTGCTACAGCGCGATGGATGTGTTTGTTCATGCCTCGATGCTCGGCGAGTCGTTCGGCTTCGTGCTGTGCGAGTCGATGCTGTGCGGGACGCCGGTGGTCACGCTCAGCCGACCGCTGAAGGACAACAGCCAGCTTGAGGTGGTCGGGCATCTCCGCGGCGGGCTGGTGGTGTGCGACGAGGTGTCGATGGCCGAGGCGATGCGGAGGCTGGCGTCGGATCCGGCCTTGCGGACGCGGCTCGGCGAGGGCGGGCGCCGGTGGGTGATGGAGCAGTACAGCCGCGGGCGGGTTGGGGATGAACTTGAGCGGGTGCTGGCAGCGACGGTTGGGGCGGGGGGCGATCGGCGGCGGCTGGGGGAGGCGCTGGCGGACCTTTCGCCGCGGGTGAGCACGGGGTCGATCCGGGAACTCGCCAGCGAGTGCATCGGGCGGCCGTCGTGGCGGGAGCGGTTGATGCTCCCGATCGTGAGCAACCCGGTGGTGTACCGTGCGTGGAGCGGGATCAAGTTCCGGGGACGCTCGTCGCGGCGGAGGGATGGGCGGCGGGTCCAGTAGAATCCGGGCTCACACGGGGCGACTCCGCGATCATGCGCATCCTCACCATCATCCATGGGCTCGGGCCGGGCGGCATGGAGCGCGTGGCTCAGAACTGTGCGCTGGCGTACGCGAAGGGCGGGCACGACTCGGCGGTGTTCTCGCACTCGCATGACGGCCATCGGCGGGCGATCCTCGAGCGGGCGGGAGTGCCTGTGTTTGTC comes from Phycisphaeraceae bacterium and encodes:
- a CDS encoding glycosyltransferase family 4 protein; its protein translation is MRILSITHMLGPGGLERAVQNCALEYRRRGHESAVLSYEAGGVRAEAIRAGGVEVFLPDPDLESALERARAWRPDVVHAHRIGIAQPVWDRVLGALRTGSERLPVVETNHFARVDYSPGRLAIDVHMHLSRWCLWKWRGWSRWQRPAPVGVVVPHIVDEGSFYPETGEERLAFRREHGLPEGAIVFGRVGQADPGKWLPAIFGAFAAVAEQNPEAWLLLVGLPAVLRPDLERLPAGARARVVTIDPLRGDDLLRRCYSAMDVFVHASMLGESFGFVLCESMLCGTPVVTLSRPLKDNSQLEVVGHLRGGLVVCDEVSMAEAMRRLASDPALRTRLGEGGRRWVMEQYSRGRVGDELERVLAATVGAGGDRRRLGEALADLSPRVSTGSIRELASECIGRPSWRERLMLPIVSNPVVYRAWSGIKFRGRSSRRRDGRRVQ